The Nostoc sp. 'Peltigera membranacea cyanobiont' N6 genome contains the following window.
AAATAGGCTGCTATGATGCCCACAATTGGGCCAAATGAGCCAATTAATGAAGCCGTAGATATAGTACAAGTTTTCAAGCCTTTAATCAAAAAAGACTGGCCTAGCACCACAATCAACCCACCATATAAAAACATCCATTGCCATAAGAACGGTGAGAGGGCATTAGCGAAATGATCGCTGCCATACAGGACTAAAGCAATGAAGAAAAAGATTATGGTTCCTAGTGCAGTCCGAAAGATGCTATAGATTCCCAAAGGAATTTGCGAAAGGTATTTCTTACCAATAATGGTAGAAGCAGTTCCAGCAATAGATCCTAGTGCTGCTAAAAGTTCCCCTATGCCTAACCTGAAACCTCCCATATTCATCATGGCATCTCCTGGAGGCTGAAGGATGATAGTTAGGATAACACCAACAAACGCTGCGATCGCTCCGATAAATTCCCAAATATTTACCCGTTCTCTCAATAACCAGACTGATAAAGCCAGGGTTAGCGGCGGTTCCAAGCGTCCCACCAAGATGATATTGTTCACCCCTGTGACTGCAAGTGCCTGGAAAATTAAGCCAGGAGCCAACGCTCCCGATAAAATAGCTACTGCTGTTAGACTGACCCAATCTTTCCTTGAGAGTTGCTTCAAAGTAGCTTTGTTCCACTGTCGCCCATAGATGAGGATCAGAAGTATCAAGGCGCAAAGGTTTCCCACAAATAAAACATTACACAAAGAAATCGGATTGCGTAGCTTGCCGCCGTAGGCATCGCCGATAAAATGTTCAGCACCAATTTCTGTTAGCTTCCGGGTAACTGCACCAGATGCGGCAAAAATTAGCATTGCCAGCCAGAGATATGTTTGTCCTGAAACTCTATGAACTAGATGATGTCGTCTTTTGGGTCTAGTCACAATAACACCACTGCAATAAAAGCATTGCCCATTATAAGTTGCCATCATTCTTAACTGAATGAGGTTTTGTTGAGAAAATACTTAAATTATGCTGTGATTTTGAGTTCGCATCATTGCCTGAGAAAGTGCTGAGAATCAACTAAGTTTTCTCAAAGGATAAATTCATGAAAATAGTGGTTTAGTTTCAATAAGTTCTCACTCCCACCTGAGATGCTTGGGATGTTCAGGATAAAAGAAAAAAGAGGAGTCACAAATGAAACTCGCACCCTTACTTACAAGTTTTGCTTTAGTTGGTTTTTTCACAGTTTGGGACGTACCACTAAAAGCGATCAATCCGTCATTAGTACAGGCATCAGCAGCCGAAGAGATGTCTGTAGCCCAAAAACTAGATTTGCTGACTAAAAGTAAGGGTCAGATTGGTAGTGGCGATCAACTTCGTCGTTTCTTTTTTGGTGATTTGGAGCCAATCGGTATCCAGATAGGTGGTGCAGGTCATGTAGTTAATCTTTATAACAAAGCCAATGATGTCACATTCGCTTACTGTTCTCATTATGATGTGATTGTAGCGATTAAGAAAGGTAAGGTGACAAAGTTTGAACCCAGCGAAGTGAAGTAACTTAATATGCCTAAGCTAGGTGCTGAAAATTTGAAAAACTGTAATATAGTAGCTAGCAAAAGGAGCAGAGTTTTCCCTTAATGTCGCTATAAACTACTACCTTTTAAAACAGTCTTCTTGAAACCGTGTGGACAAGGGGTATGAGTTCTTTTTCCCCTTGTTCCCTTGTCGATGTTGAGAGTTTTATAGGGAAAATGTTGGGTGCGATCGCAGTTTCTGCTTTGCCTGAACCGTGCGCTTAGGAGGATATTTTGGCACTTAAGGATTTTGGCAATGGTTTAGTGTTTAAATCTCCGTGGGGAGCAGGTATCGGTATAAAGCGATCGCAAACAGATTTAAGAATACGATTAATTTGTACTTCGTAAGCACATCCAATTACAGTTTTTCCATATTCATGGAGCTTTTTAGCTAAGGCGGCGAATGCACCATCACCTGATACAATAACGAAAACTTGCAGTGTAGGACGACTCTGAGCTAATTCCATGACATCAATGGCTAGTTGCATATCTGCTGCATTCCGTTTGTGACTATAATCAAAAATTTGAATCGCTTCAATACCAAGTTCTTGAATCTCATTCTTGAGTAGCCTTAATCGAGAATCACTCCAGTCAGCATAAGCACATTGGATAGCAATTTTATTAACTATATTAGTGTTTTCCAGATTTGTTTGAATTTGTTTGAGAGAAAAATTTAAGTTCGGGTTGCTTCTACCCATTGTTAAGTTTTCAATATCATAGAAAATAGCTGTGTTGAATTGCTCACTTTTCGGCGAAATGTTAGTAGTAGTAACTTGCTCTACGCGAATCTGACGCTGCTTTAACTCTTGAAACTCAGCTATTAAAGACGTTATTCTTTGTGTTGACTCGGAACTTACTACTTCCTGTTTTAACTGCGTAATTGTTATTTTTAAGTCATTGACTTGCAGCTTTGCTTGTTGTAAGTCTTCTTGCAATTGCTCAGTTAATACATTGATTTGAGTCTGGTTTTGGAAAGTCTGCTCTCGAAGTTCACCAATGGTTGTAGAGAAAATTTGCTGGCGTTGCTGATAAGCTGTTATCAAAGCTTGCTGGACGATATCCCATTCTTTAGGAAAAGCCTCATGGGTAACAATCGGTAGAACTGTTTCATAACCAGCGATCGCAATTCCCAAATTACTCGCAAGATTCCCTTGTTCAAACTCTTGAATAATGGTACTCAGTTTGATAATGACCCTAGCTAAATTAATAGCAATGGCAGGTTCTTTAGCAAAGCGATCGCTTACCCATTTTCGCAGCATTAAAGCTAAATCATCGTTGAGTTTACTTAAGTTATGTTGCAGAATTGGATATACTTCCTGATTTTGATAAGTCGCTCTTAATAAATCAATTAGGAAGTTTTGCTCCTGGTTAGCAGCTTCATTTGGCATAGCTAAATCCCTGACAATACATCTTTTAGCTTAGTATTCCCAAGTTGTCATGCTATTTAACAATCAAAGTGGTGTAATCCAATAAGTAATGCCTTGGATAACTTGTTTGTTAAAACCAAATAGAGGTAAATTATCTTCAGTTAAACCTACATAAGTCCAATGTGGAACATCATTTTCTACAGTTTGAAACCAACCATTTTGATTGAGAGCTTTTCTTTGTTCTTTACTACCTACTCGTAAATCAATTGCTAATCCCCAGAGATGTTGTGAAGTTCCGGGAGGTGCAACTAAACCGAGAATTTTTGTTTCTTTGCCCTGTTGAACTTTTGCTAAAGTTTGATTATTAGCATATTTTTGCCAAAATCTTAAATTTGTGTTAAAGGTGCGAGTACAATCACCAGAACCATAACCAGATTTTAGCGGTATATGTTGTTTAACTTGCGCTTTATTTAGAGCATCAGCCGCCGATTTTTGTAAATAACAATCATTAGTATCATCAACATGAGCCATTGTTAAAGTAGATTGAAACTCTTGAGTCTCCTGTTCATTAGCAAGGATATTTTTGGGCGGTAATTTAATTCCAACATCTTGGTTTACAAAGACTGCCCCATAAGTTCGCAGCAAAGTATATTCATAAGTACCAGCCTGGGGAATTGTGGCTAATTTCTGGCTAACCGCAGATAAAAAACGCTGTTTTTCATTTAATTCCGGGTTGGGAATAAATGGTTTTGATGTTATCTCTTTAGAGGTATCTATGCAAGGTGATGAACCAGTTGTCGAGCATACATTTAATGGTTGAGCAGTTCTAGCAAATTGGTGGTGGGTAATCTCATTACTAGCTACTAAGACAAAAATCATCCCGATAACTATACCGATAAAACTTGCCTTTCTAAAAAATCTAGTAATATTTTTTTGTTTTCTGATGGTGAGCT
Protein-coding sequences here:
- a CDS encoding NYN domain-containing protein encodes the protein MPNEAANQEQNFLIDLLRATYQNQEVYPILQHNLSKLNDDLALMLRKWVSDRFAKEPAIAINLARVIIKLSTIIQEFEQGNLASNLGIAIAGYETVLPIVTHEAFPKEWDIVQQALITAYQQRQQIFSTTIGELREQTFQNQTQINVLTEQLQEDLQQAKLQVNDLKITITQLKQEVVSSESTQRITSLIAEFQELKQRQIRVEQVTTTNISPKSEQFNTAIFYDIENLTMGRSNPNLNFSLKQIQTNLENTNIVNKIAIQCAYADWSDSRLRLLKNEIQELGIEAIQIFDYSHKRNAADMQLAIDVMELAQSRPTLQVFVIVSGDGAFAALAKKLHEYGKTVIGCAYEVQINRILKSVCDRFIPIPAPHGDLNTKPLPKSLSAKISS
- a CDS encoding DMT family transporter; the encoded protein is MTRPKRRHHLVHRVSGQTYLWLAMLIFAASGAVTRKLTEIGAEHFIGDAYGGKLRNPISLCNVLFVGNLCALILLILIYGRQWNKATLKQLSRKDWVSLTAVAILSGALAPGLIFQALAVTGVNNIILVGRLEPPLTLALSVWLLRERVNIWEFIGAIAAFVGVILTIILQPPGDAMMNMGGFRLGIGELLAALGSIAGTASTIIGKKYLSQIPLGIYSIFRTALGTIIFFFIALVLYGSDHFANALSPFLWQWMFLYGGLIVVLGQSFLIKGLKTCTISTASLIGSFGPIVGIIAAYLILGETPTLPQYIGGSVILVGIFLSQFGIWRKTSSIASGKVNSTVAQQQVETGMGFKGI
- a CDS encoding D-alanyl-D-alanine carboxypeptidase family protein, with translation MKLTIRKQKNITRFFRKASFIGIVIGMIFVLVASNEITHHQFARTAQPLNVCSTTGSSPCIDTSKEITSKPFIPNPELNEKQRFLSAVSQKLATIPQAGTYEYTLLRTYGAVFVNQDVGIKLPPKNILANEQETQEFQSTLTMAHVDDTNDCYLQKSAADALNKAQVKQHIPLKSGYGSGDCTRTFNTNLRFWQKYANNQTLAKVQQGKETKILGLVAPPGTSQHLWGLAIDLRVGSKEQRKALNQNGWFQTVENDVPHWTYVGLTEDNLPLFGFNKQVIQGITYWITPL